The Chiroxiphia lanceolata isolate bChiLan1 chromosome 4, bChiLan1.pri, whole genome shotgun sequence genome contains a region encoding:
- the LOC116786231 gene encoding collagen alpha-1(I) chain-like, producing the protein MVMNLKASLEPPSSPSGCALPPRSREALLWGARSRAGGGEAPSRRAERPCGGGASGASKRRRQGRVGSARSGAGAAGLCRAPRLACGRAAVAPVRGEAVAARRAWKFGEADGSEPTCRAVAVGPGAALAARRGRAERQGRRGAHALEACGHRGLAPSPKDKKEKGGGRLRVPGAESTPSYTARHGESDAQVSGPEALQPEQSSSPRGYGLGSALLRSGEPEPATASGIRDREPRRARPPVRCDAAPPARPSLNCAAAAGRPVPATRAGGCRGRPGRERGRYGCGLVTLRARAFRRGRFPLTCSPGRVRLWLQRGPLRRWLYLFMWLVKDVAGLMRGKCAPAGVTCLQPDFAVSPLTDIPSSRLRQGAFPPEVACTPSAGWGSPPRSPVCTGPALALLAAVFPDARTGRRSLQRCRGAATRFWLLLRDLLPSAQPFSGGSPSPAPGSEAVRRESNPAGAARGRQPGCLREGERPPRRCGRCWALLAAIGAGGDRGTVPGTRCSSDGRGLRDPAGSDGLPRHPRGTAWAVVRPFPALLRVWSVHGGVWPGCGGCCRGEPQKRVPEGRPSSAAEESGGGGRRGPLGAERHRRGAGGRRRKGGVARRAPCGAGPGPRPRPAGSEPRRGEALGKLGEVLAVGKDGRAALARRGADRAARTLREVAARRRGRDGSGAARRCCASGRPVLRGRREAAAERRRPPPPAPAGPEWPPGVVGPAASLPPRGRRWPAGLERGHAPLRASRSVAGRLRLSWAEENGAFP; encoded by the exons ATGGTCATGAATCTGAAAG CCTCCTTGGAGCCACCCAGTTCTCCCAGCGGTTGTGCCCTGCCGCCCAGGAGCCGAGAGGCGCTGCTGTGGGGCGCCCGCAGCCGTGCGGGCGGCGGGGAAGCGCCGTCCCGCCGAGCCGAGCGGCCTTGCGGCGGCGGAGCCAGCGGGGCCTCCAAGCGCCGGCGGCAGGGGAGAGTCGGCTcggcgcggagcggggccggggcagcggggCTGTGCCGGGCTCCTCGACTCGCCTGCGGGCGGGCTGCCGTGGCCCCGGTGCGCGGCGAAGCCGTGGCGGCGCGGAGAG cctggAAGTTTGGAGAGGCGGATGGGTCGGAGCCGACATGCCGCGCTGTGGCGGTGGGGCCGGGCGCCGCGCTGGCTgcgcgccggggccgcgctgAGCGCCAGGGCCGCCGCGGGGCTCACGCTCTAGAGGCGTGTGGGCATCGGGGACTCGCGCCGTCTCcaaaggacaaaaaggaaaaggggggagGAAGA CTACGTGTACCTGGAGCTGAGAGCACCCCCAGCTATACCGCCCGTCACGGGGAGAGCGACGCTCAGGTTTCCGGACCCGAAGCCCTGCAGCCGGAACAGAGCTCATCGCCGCGGGGCTACGGGCTCGGCTCTGCTCTGCTCCGTTCGGGGGAGCCGGAGCCGGCTACCGCATCTGGGATCCGGGACCGGGAGCCGCGCCGTGCCCGGCCGCCCGTGCGCTGTGACGCGGCGCCCCCTGCCCGCCCGTCGCTGAACTgcgctgccgccgccgggcGGCCGGTGCCCGCTACCCGGGCCGGGGGCTGCCGCGGCCGCCCGGGGAGAGAGCGCGGGCGCTACGGTTGCGGGCTAGTGACCCTGAGAGCCCGCGCTTTCCGACGGGGTCGGTTCCCTCTGACCTGCAGCCCCGGGAGAgtgaggctgtggctgcagaggggcCCCTTGCGCCGCTggttgtatttatttatgtggcTAGTAAAAGACGTGGCGGGGCTAATGCGCGGCAAATGCGCCCCCGCCGGCGTCACCTGTCTGCAACCCGACTTCGCCGTGAGCCC GTTGACAGACATCCCTTCATCACGACTCCGGCAGGGCGCTTTTCCGCCCGAGGTAGCCTGTACCCCCTCCGCGGGCTGGGGGTCGCCGCCGCGCTCCCCCGTCTGTACCGGCCCCGCACTCGCTCTCCTCGCCGCTGTTTTTCCCGACGCCAGAACAGGGCGCCGCTCTTTACAGCGGTGCCGGGGTGCCGCCACTCGCTTTTGGCTTCTGCTGAGAGACCTCCTTCCCTCCGCCCAGCCGTTTAGCGGCGGCTCGCCCAGCCCGGCCCCAGGGTCCGAGGCGGTGAGGCGTGAGTCCAATCCCGCTGGCGCGGCCCGGGGGCGGCAGCCCGGCTGCTTGAGGGAAGGGGAGCGGCCACCGAGGCGCTGCGGTCGCTGCTGGGCGCTCCTTGCTGCCATCGGTGCGGGCGGGGACCGCGGGACTGTCCCGGGCACTCGCTGCTCCTCGGACGGCAGAGGACTGCGTGATCCCGCGGGCTCTGACGGCCTCCCTCGCCATCCCC GAGGAACAGCTTGGGCTGTGGTTCGCCCTTTCCCCGCTCTCCTTCGCGTTTGGTCCGTCCACGGCGGGGTCTGGCCGGGGTGCGGAGGCTGCTGTCGCGGAGAGCCGCAGAAACGAGTTCCGGAGGGGCGGCCGTCCAGCGCCGCGGAGGAATCTGGCGGCGGGGGGCGCCGCGGCCCGCTGGGGGCGGAGAGGCACCGGCGGGGCGCTGGTGGCCGGCGAAGGAAGGGGGGAGTGGCGCGGCGGGCACCGTGCGGGGCTGGCCCCGGtccgcgcccccgccccgcaggCAGCGAGCCGCGGAGAGGTGAGGCGCTGGGAAAGTTGGGAGAAGTTTTGGCCGTGGGGAAGGACGGGCGGGCAGCGCTGGCGCGGAGAGGGGCCGACCGGGCGGCACGGACCCTTCGGGAAGTTGCGGCTCGGAGGCGAGGGCGGGACGGCAGCGGGGCCGCCCGGAGGTGCTGTGCGAGCGGCCGCCCCGTGCTGCGGGGCCGGCGGGAGGCGGCTGCGGAGCGGCGCCGgccccctccccctgcccccgcCGGGCCGGAGTGGCCGCCGGGGGTCGTGGGCCCCGCCGCCTCGTTGCCCCCCCGCGGCCGGCGGTGGCCGGCCGGGCTGGAGCGGGGCCACGCTCCTCTGAGAGCCAGCAGGAGTGTAGCGGGCAGGTTGCGCTTAAGTTGGGCGGAGGAAAACGGTGCTTTCCCCTGA